A single region of the Garra rufa chromosome 20, GarRuf1.0, whole genome shotgun sequence genome encodes:
- the scml2 gene encoding polycomb protein SCMH1 yields the protein MGKTHQKDQKCSKEKSGRNHEDSRPSQKFTEPFSWEMYLRDTSSCPASPSCFRQSRVPPSNDFKVGMKVEACDPRNSTSMCIATVMGLLGVRLRLRLDGSDSTNDFWRLVDSSDIQPIGTCEKTGDMLQPPLGFRMNASSWPMFLLKTLSGAEIAPASAFKKEPLKPTQNYFKPGMKLEAVDRKNPYLICPATIGEVRGDKIFITFDGWRGAFDYWCQFDSRDIFPVGWCQLTNHSLQPPGNCFTLPKAVIPTLGQSSKSWRSMQSPYHLPHPLPPLPVRKGVRGRRPKSQTIAMLKAAAEAAATDTSPNGQTQSSAPKCPMSSPLTPKPYKKRGPKPGSKRKQKVPHSLSSPTLLSSVSDGRLSSLQTTRDSGVVSTVCVYVNKHGDPGPHLDHKLLLQLPDHFGPGPVNTVLQHAVQACVDCAFQPKALFSFLQSQSDGGEIIRVRSEGGIHYVKLPTASSASFVLRFLETLCHHLHCDNLFSSQPFSPLSNTHKPYERSKSVKEETSEALSVARGSRRFNRDSSAYSAALSPKLQRTEALPSDETIVHAENGATTDQQFSEESIDSASNSVDPRPPTLRSPSEYHTPAGNSPHYPSHPPPLRRLSSNPSELGPARTHRRVEAASSTTGPDHQASEKDPTKSSNKSPSSWSIEEVMKFVRDADPQALGPHAELFRKHEIDGKALMLLRSDMIMKYMGLKLGPALKLCHHIERLKQTK from the exons ATGGGCAAAACCCACCAGAAAG ACCAAAAATGTAGTAAGGAGAAATCAGGGAGGAATCATGAGGATTCACGCCCTTCACAAAAGTTCACCG AGCCATTCAGCTGGGAAATGTACTTGAGAGACACTTCATCCTGTCCTGCTTCACCCAGCTGTTTCAGACAG TCCAGAGTCCCTCCCAGTAATGATTTTAAAGTGGGAATGAAAGTGGAGGCTTGTGACCCGAGGAATTCCACCTCAATGTGTATCGCCACAGTCATGGGGTTACTGGGTGTCCGTCTGCGGCTCAGACTGGACGGCAGTGACAGCACCAATGACTTCTGGCGACTAGTCGACTCCTCTGACATTCAACCTATTGGCACGTGCGAGAAGACTGGAGACATGTTGCAGCCGCCACTGG GGTTCAGAATGAATGCTTCTTCATGGCCCATGTTCCTATTAAAAACATTAAGTGGGGCAGAGATAGCTCCAGCTTCAGcctttaaaaag GAGCCGCTCAAACCCACTCAGAACTACTTTAAACCTGGTATGAAATTGGAAGCGGTGGACCGAAAGAATCCCTACCTCATCTGTCCCGCTACCATCGGAGAGGTGAGAGGGGACAAGATATTCATCACGTTTGATGGCTGGAGAGGAGCATTCGATTACTGGTGTCAGTTTGACTCCAGGGACATCTTCCCCGTGGGCTGGTGTCAACTGACCAATCACAGTCTGCAACCGCCCGGAAACTGCT TCACTCTTCCAAAGGCTGTTATTCCTACACTGGGCCAATCCAGTAAGTCTTGGCGCTCCATGCAGTCCCCGTACCATCTCCCACACCCCCTGCCCCCTCTGCCAGTGCGCAAGGGGGTACGAGGGAGGAGACCCAAGAGCCAGACCATCGCCATGCTAAAAGCAGCAGCCGAGGCAGCTGCAACCGACACGTCACCGAATGGCCAAACACAGTCCAGTGCACCCAAGTGTCCCATGAGCTCACCGCTCACACCCAAACCATATAAAAAGAGAGGACCCAAACCCGGCAGCAAG AGGAAACAAAAGGTTCCTCATTCGCTTTCAAGCCCCACgttgttgtcctcagtgtcagaCGGGAGACTGTCTAGTCTGCAGACAACAAGAGACTCAGGAGTTGTGTCCACAG TTTGTGTGTATGTGAACAAACATGGGGATCCAGGGCCGCACCTGGACCATAAACTTTTGTtgcagctgcctgatcattttgggCCGGGTCCTGTCAACACTGTTCTCCAGCATGCGGTCCAAGCCTGTGTGGACTGTGCTTTTCAGCCTAAAGCTCTGTTCAGCTTCCTGCAGTCTCAGTCTGATGGTGGGGAAATCATCAGAG TTCGCTCTGAAGGAGGAATCCACTACGTCAAGCTCCCCACTGCCTCCAGTGCATCGTTCGTTCTGCGCTTTCTAGAAACTTTGTGTCACCACCTGCATTGTGATAACCTGTTCAGCAGCCAGCCATTCAGTCCACTAAGTAACACACACAAGCCATATGAAAGAAGCAAATCAG TGAAAGAGGAGACATCAGAAGCTTTGTCTGTTGCGCGAGGTTCAAGACGTTTCAACAGAGATTCATCTGCTTACAGCGCTGCCCTGTCACCAAAACTACAGAGAACAGAAGCATTGCCCTCAGATG AAACCATCGTCCATGCTGAAAATGGTGCCACCACAGACCAGCAGTTCTCAGAAGAGTCAATAGACTCTGCCTCCAATTCCGTTGACCCCCGGCCCCCCACACTACGGAGCCCGTCTGAGTATCACACCCCAGCCGGAAACAGCCCACACTACCCCTCTCACCCCCCACCCCTCCGCAGACTCTCCTCCAACCCCTCTGAGCTGGGACCTGCACGCACACACAGACGAGTGGAAG CTGCTAGCTCAACCACTGGGCCTGATCATCAAGCATCAGAAAAGGATCCGACCAAATCATCTAATAAGAGTCCGTCATCCTGGAGTATAGAGGAAGTGATGAAATTTGTGCGCGATGCAGATCCACAAGCACTGGGACCACACGCAGAGCTCTTCAGGAAACAC